The Bacteroidales bacterium sequence CGTTTCGCCATTGAAATCAAAATCTTCCAAAAGCCATTGAGCAAATCTATCGGAATCATCGATAGGCAACTTGGCAACTATGTAGAAAGCACCTTTCGGCATTGGGCAGTATGCTCCGGGAATATTTTCAATTCCTTCGTAAACGGCTTTTCTGCGAGCATCATACTCTTTAATAATCTTATCGAAATAATCTTTTTCGACATATTGAGATGCCTCAGCAGCAATTTGTCCGAATGACGGCGGGCTTAATCTTGCTTGTGCAAATTTCATTGCGGTACTCATCACCTCTTTATTTTTAGAAATCATGCAACCTATTCTGAAACCACAAGCCGAATATCTTTTCGACACACTATCAAAGAGAATAACATTATTTTCCAGACCGTTAAGATGCATCACGGAATAATGTTTAGCTCCGTCGTAGCAAAATTCTCTGTAAACTTCATCTGCGAAAATATAAAGATCATATTTTATAGCAATATCTCTCAGTGTTTCCAATTCTTCTTTGGAATAAAGATAACCTGTAGGATTATTAGGGTTACAGATCATTATAGCTTTGGTTTTCGGAGTGATAACTTTTTCAAATTCCGAAATAGGCGGCAGAGCGAATCCGTCTTCGATATGAGATACAATAGGAACTACATTTATTCCGCTACTGATTGAAAATCCGTTATAATTAGCATAAAAAGGTTCGGGAATAATAATTTCATCACCTTCATCAAGGCAAGTTTCCATAGCAAACATAATAGCTTCGGATGCGCCTTCGGTAACGATAATATCATCAACAGTAATATCAATACCTATTGATTTATAATAATCGACCAAAACTTTTCTGTAAGAAACATTACCTGCGGAATGGCTGTATTCAATAACCTTACCATTGTAATTTTTCAATGCATTGAGCATTACCTCAGGTGTTTCAATATCAGGTTGACCGATATT is a genomic window containing:
- a CDS encoding pyridoxal phosphate-dependent aminotransferase; its protein translation is MPKISQKGLKMPASPIRKLVPYSDAAKKRGIKVYHLNIGQPDIETPEVMLNALKNYNGKVIEYSHSAGNVSYRKVLVDYYKSIGIDITVDDIIVTEGASEAIMFAMETCLDEGDEIIIPEPFYANYNGFSISSGINVVPIVSHIEDGFALPPISEFEKVITPKTKAIMICNPNNPTGYLYSKEELETLRDIAIKYDLYIFADEVYREFCYDGAKHYSVMHLNGLENNVILFDSVSKRYSACGFRIGCMISKNKEVMSTAMKFAQARLSPPSFGQIAAEASQYVEKDYFDKIIKEYDARRKAVYEGIENIPGAYCPMPKGAFYIVAKLPIDDSDRFAQWLLEDFDFNGETVMLAPATGFYSTPGSGKDEVRISYVLKVEDLKKSMICLKKALEVYPGRTQ